The following coding sequences are from one Syngnathus acus chromosome 14, fSynAcu1.2, whole genome shotgun sequence window:
- the LOC119133966 gene encoding uncharacterized protein C11orf87 homolog: MALPSCVSSPAPRRTGPSVNGTCTEQMSTAEQLSTAEQPSGAAAFPPLSSMLALLVLAAALAGVMLVSVATFHFHKRRLRKRKIQRAQEEYERDSRRAAAATAAARPCVIARPARCAAHREDAEAVEEQQEHGGAPADC, translated from the coding sequence ATGGCGCTCCCGAGCTGCGTGTCTTCGCCGGCTCCCCGGCGCACGGGCCCGAGCGTCAACGGTACATGCACGGAGCAGATGAGCACCGCGGAGCAGCTGAGCACGGCGGAGCAGCCGAGCGGCGCCGCCGCCTTCCCGCCGCTCTCGTCCATGCTGGCCCTGCTGGTGTTGGCGGCCGCGCTGGCGGGCGTCATGCTCGTCTCCGTGGCCACCTTCCACTTCCACAAGAGGCGGCTGAGGAAGCGGAAGATCCAGAGGGCGCAGGAGGAGTATGAGCGCGACAGTCGCAGGGCAGCCGCCGCGACTGCCGCCGCGCGGCCGTGTGTCATCGCGCGCCCAGCACGGTGCGCCGCGCACCGGGAGGACGCGGAGGCGGTAGAGGAGCAGCAGGAGCACGGCGGAGCCCCCGCCGACTGCTAA